One window of the Pseudarthrobacter sp. ATCC 49987 genome contains the following:
- a CDS encoding N-acetylneuraminate synthase family protein: MIHDPISSSVVFGSHRIGPSEEIFIIAEAGVNHDGDVAVAHELIDLAADTGANAVKFQTFKPEALVTGSADTTPYQKAAGFSESQSEMLARLTLPESAWSELRDHSTERGITFLSTPFDYDSALMLAELGVPGLKIGSGELTNTPYLAAIAEFGIPMIVSTGMGTREEIAAALEATANAPATVLLHCVSAYPAPLAEANLRAIPALRKEFGVEVGWSDHTPGSVTAIAATALGSTLLEKHITMDKTRRGPDHSASLERAEFTDYVRLVREVHFAVGDGNKRRMPSEEANAALVRRSFHAVREIPAGATITADDVAILRPEGGLSPSALVIGRQTKRAIVAGSPVTAGDLA, from the coding sequence TTGATTCATGACCCGATTTCCTCCTCCGTGGTTTTTGGCAGCCACCGCATCGGCCCTTCCGAGGAGATCTTCATCATTGCGGAGGCCGGCGTTAACCACGACGGTGATGTGGCCGTGGCCCATGAACTCATCGACCTGGCAGCTGATACGGGTGCAAACGCGGTCAAGTTCCAGACTTTCAAGCCGGAAGCTCTGGTCACCGGGTCCGCCGATACGACGCCGTACCAGAAGGCAGCAGGATTTTCGGAATCCCAGTCGGAGATGCTGGCCCGGCTCACCCTGCCCGAGTCCGCCTGGTCCGAACTGCGGGACCACAGTACGGAACGTGGCATCACGTTCCTTTCCACACCGTTCGACTACGACAGCGCCCTGATGCTGGCGGAACTGGGCGTGCCCGGGCTAAAGATCGGGTCCGGGGAGCTCACCAACACCCCATACCTGGCGGCGATCGCCGAGTTCGGCATCCCGATGATCGTGTCAACCGGCATGGGCACCCGCGAGGAAATCGCCGCGGCACTCGAGGCGACGGCCAACGCGCCGGCTACGGTATTGCTGCACTGTGTTTCCGCATACCCCGCACCCCTCGCGGAAGCCAACCTCCGTGCCATTCCTGCGTTGCGCAAGGAATTTGGCGTCGAGGTCGGATGGTCGGATCACACCCCGGGGTCAGTGACGGCCATCGCTGCCACCGCGCTCGGCTCCACGCTGCTTGAAAAACACATCACCATGGACAAGACGCGCAGAGGTCCGGATCATTCCGCATCCCTGGAGCGGGCAGAATTTACGGACTACGTGCGCCTTGTCCGGGAAGTGCACTTCGCGGTCGGGGACGGCAACAAACGACGCATGCCCAGTGAGGAAGCCAACGCGGCTCTGGTGCGCCGTTCCTTCCACGCCGTACGGGAGATCCCTGCTGGAGCCACAATCACGGCCGACGACGTCGCCATCCTGCGCCCCGAAGGCGGACTCTCACCTTCGGCCCTGGTCATCGGACGACAGACCAAACGCGCCATCGTCGCAGGCTCACCCGTCACTGCAGGGGACCTCGCCTGA
- a CDS encoding Lrp/AsnC family transcriptional regulator, producing the protein MAEDEADQTAVPLDEVDRNIIAELTRDGRMSVTQVAENVHISRAHAYTRIARLTGEGVLTKFTALVDPIKAGLKSSAYVTLKVRQHSWRELRELLRAIPEVHHIALVGGDFDVILLVRAVDNIDLRRVIFDQLQSMPGVLDTQTFLVFEDLDTR; encoded by the coding sequence ATGGCAGAAGACGAGGCGGACCAGACGGCGGTGCCGCTGGATGAGGTGGACCGGAACATCATTGCCGAACTGACCAGGGACGGCCGGATGTCCGTTACGCAGGTCGCGGAGAACGTCCACATCTCGCGCGCCCACGCCTACACGCGGATTGCGCGGCTGACCGGCGAGGGCGTGCTGACCAAGTTCACGGCACTGGTGGATCCGATCAAGGCAGGCCTCAAGTCCTCGGCCTACGTCACCCTGAAAGTCCGGCAGCATTCCTGGCGGGAGCTGCGGGAACTGCTCCGCGCCATTCCGGAGGTGCACCACATCGCGCTGGTGGGCGGGGATTTCGATGTGATCCTGCTGGTGCGAGCCGTGGACAACATCGATCTGCGCCGGGTGATCTTCGACCAGCTGCAGTCCATGCCCGGGGTGCTGGACACCCAGACTTTCCTGGTGTTTGAGGATTTGGATACTCGGTAG
- the neuC gene encoding UDP-N-acetylglucosamine 2-epimerase — MKVLAFAGTRADLFPLGPVLAALAADSSVQLHVATAVGFPSGTALSRLIEAGLPPDTFTHHELGLYLENPSAHRQSLIGGALSTAMAKLLPEVQPDAAVVLGDRWELLYVLPPMVINGIRLIHLHGGEVTEGSLDERVRHAVTKLADQHCVSTAQAARRVAQLGESAERIHQTGAPGLDRFAHPVPLSDDEFHAEFGVPLVQPLVMATYHPPTAETGTDAGERCREVFEETLAQAGTAILTYPGFDAGREDIIAVLEEIQSRNLPGVVVRESLGPLYPRVMATVRALVGNSSSGILEAASFQVPVVNVGDRQQGREHGANVLHCREEPNALHASIEKALSPQFQMMCQSVINPYGSSRSAAPIERVIVGSHATGLIKTFVDLPVES, encoded by the coding sequence ATGAAAGTCCTTGCGTTCGCCGGCACCCGGGCGGATCTCTTTCCGCTGGGTCCGGTACTGGCAGCCCTGGCCGCCGACTCCAGCGTCCAGCTACATGTGGCCACGGCCGTCGGGTTCCCGAGCGGCACAGCGCTGTCTAGGCTAATAGAGGCTGGGCTGCCACCTGACACGTTCACCCATCACGAGCTGGGACTTTACTTGGAAAATCCGTCGGCGCATCGACAGTCGCTGATCGGCGGCGCGCTGTCCACCGCCATGGCGAAGCTGCTGCCCGAAGTGCAGCCGGACGCCGCCGTCGTACTAGGCGACCGCTGGGAACTGCTGTATGTGCTGCCGCCCATGGTGATCAACGGCATACGCCTGATCCACCTGCACGGTGGCGAGGTCACCGAGGGCTCCCTGGATGAGCGGGTCCGCCACGCAGTGACCAAGCTGGCGGACCAGCACTGCGTTAGCACAGCCCAAGCTGCTCGCAGGGTTGCCCAGCTGGGCGAATCCGCCGAGCGGATCCACCAGACCGGCGCTCCTGGCCTCGACCGATTCGCCCACCCTGTGCCGTTGAGCGACGACGAATTCCACGCTGAATTCGGCGTTCCGCTCGTGCAGCCACTGGTGATGGCCACATATCATCCGCCGACCGCCGAAACGGGAACGGACGCCGGCGAGCGTTGCCGCGAGGTCTTCGAGGAAACCCTCGCCCAAGCCGGCACCGCCATCCTTACGTACCCAGGTTTCGACGCCGGCCGGGAGGACATAATTGCAGTCCTCGAGGAGATCCAGAGCCGGAACCTCCCTGGCGTAGTCGTGCGCGAGAGCCTCGGGCCGCTCTACCCCCGCGTCATGGCCACGGTGCGGGCGCTGGTCGGGAATTCGTCTTCAGGGATCCTCGAGGCGGCGTCGTTCCAGGTGCCTGTGGTGAACGTCGGCGACCGACAGCAGGGCCGCGAGCATGGGGCCAATGTGTTGCACTGTCGGGAAGAACCAAACGCATTGCACGCCAGTATCGAGAAGGCCCTGAGTCCGCAGTTCCAAATGATGTGCCAAAGCGTGATCAACCCGTATGGGAGTTCCCGCTCGGCTGCGCCAATCGAACGAGTGATTGTGGGTAGCCATGCCACGGGACTGATCAAGACCTTTGTTGACCTACCGGTGGAGAGTTGA
- a CDS encoding acylneuraminate cytidylyltransferase family protein has translation MSDKVRTPKILAVIPARGGSKGLPGKNIRPLMGKPLIAHTITLAAQLGANVRYIVSTDDPEIAAAATLAGADVPFLRPAALANDTAPMTVVLRHALETMEDLDNCQYDMVLLLDPTSPTRTAESVLEAIAQLNSSSGLDGVIAVSEPTFNPVWVGVRHKGGKSNELERYFPEGTGVVRRQDVPRFLRINGSFYVWWAQYVRRMESSWFDEGTHGYIEISELRAFSIDDESEFRLVEAAVKTGLSPLPGYDAASGLQG, from the coding sequence ATGAGTGACAAAGTTCGCACACCCAAAATTCTCGCGGTCATTCCCGCGCGCGGAGGCTCCAAGGGACTTCCGGGCAAGAATATCAGGCCCCTCATGGGTAAGCCGCTGATTGCCCATACCATCACACTGGCCGCTCAGCTGGGTGCAAACGTTCGTTACATTGTCTCCACCGATGACCCAGAGATAGCTGCTGCTGCCACCCTTGCCGGTGCCGACGTTCCCTTCCTTCGTCCGGCCGCACTGGCCAATGACACGGCCCCCATGACGGTTGTGCTCCGCCACGCGCTGGAGACTATGGAGGACTTGGATAACTGCCAGTACGACATGGTCCTCCTACTGGATCCCACCAGCCCCACCAGGACCGCGGAAAGCGTGCTTGAGGCCATAGCCCAGCTGAACTCTAGTTCCGGGTTGGACGGAGTGATCGCGGTGTCCGAACCAACTTTTAACCCCGTCTGGGTCGGAGTTCGCCATAAGGGGGGGAAGAGCAACGAACTGGAACGGTACTTCCCTGAGGGCACCGGTGTTGTCCGGCGTCAGGACGTGCCCCGCTTTCTTCGAATCAACGGAAGCTTTTACGTCTGGTGGGCACAGTACGTCCGCAGAATGGAATCGAGCTGGTTTGACGAAGGAACTCACGGGTACATTGAAATTTCAGAACTTCGAGCGTTCAGCATCGATGATGAGAGTGAGTTCCGGCTGGTCGAAGCGGCCGTAAAGACCGGTCTCTCGCCATTGCCAGGCTACGACGCAGCATCTGGTCTCCAGGGCTAA
- a CDS encoding polysaccharide biosynthesis tyrosine autokinase, translating into MELHNYLHMLRRNWVIITAATLVGLLVGGLASALTKPTYTADTQLFVAIQGSGSIQELQQGNTFSQARVQSYVKIVESPAVLQPVIDTLGLSITANELAGRIKASSDASTVLINIAVDDGSPVQAAGLAQAVANSLIQAVDSLEKPKTGGSSPVRLSLTKPAVAPSSPAAPNTHLNLILGLLVGLSLGVAAAILRSTLDSRVRGEIELRRVTDAPLLGVVAFSQDATKKPLLTQAPAQSPRAESFRQLRTNLQFANVSGRATSVVVTSSLPGEGKSTTATNLAIALAQAGQTVCLVDADLRRPMINDYLGLDRNAGLTTALVGLADVNDLLQQWGEDTLYVLTSGELPPNPSELLGSDAMKQLVERLDQAFDMVIIDAPPLLPVTDAAVLSRHVGGVIVVVGALKTKLHDLEKSFKALQMVDANLLGIVLNRVPAKGPDAYAYAYYGQTDNAVDTAGRGQGKKNSTASEAASADAWPVGDFRATILEDQERPPTSFPGSKSVTGNSSWR; encoded by the coding sequence TTGGAACTTCACAACTATCTGCACATGCTACGCCGTAACTGGGTAATCATCACGGCGGCGACCTTGGTTGGGCTGTTGGTCGGCGGTCTCGCTTCTGCCCTGACCAAGCCAACCTACACAGCGGACACCCAGTTGTTCGTAGCCATTCAGGGCTCAGGCTCAATTCAGGAGCTGCAGCAAGGAAATACTTTCAGTCAAGCGCGTGTGCAGTCATATGTGAAGATCGTCGAGTCTCCGGCTGTTCTTCAACCTGTTATTGACACGCTTGGACTGTCTATAACAGCAAACGAGCTGGCGGGGCGCATAAAAGCCTCGTCCGATGCCAGTACTGTCCTGATCAACATCGCCGTAGACGACGGATCTCCAGTCCAAGCTGCTGGACTAGCGCAAGCCGTCGCCAACAGCCTCATCCAAGCAGTGGACTCACTCGAGAAGCCAAAGACTGGCGGATCTTCGCCTGTACGCCTATCGCTAACAAAACCGGCAGTGGCGCCCTCTAGTCCGGCCGCCCCGAACACTCATCTCAACCTGATTTTGGGATTACTTGTAGGACTTTCACTCGGTGTTGCTGCGGCTATTCTCCGGTCGACCCTGGACTCCCGCGTTCGCGGTGAAATCGAACTTCGACGCGTGACCGATGCTCCGCTGCTGGGCGTGGTTGCTTTTAGTCAGGACGCAACCAAGAAGCCGCTGCTGACTCAGGCTCCGGCACAAAGTCCCAGAGCGGAGTCATTTCGCCAGCTTCGGACGAACTTACAGTTCGCCAATGTATCCGGCAGGGCCACATCGGTGGTAGTAACTTCCTCGCTCCCTGGAGAGGGCAAGAGCACGACCGCCACGAATCTGGCGATAGCCCTAGCCCAGGCTGGTCAGACAGTTTGCTTAGTCGACGCCGATCTGCGACGTCCCATGATCAATGACTATTTGGGGCTCGACCGCAACGCAGGGCTAACCACAGCACTCGTTGGACTCGCGGATGTGAATGACCTGCTTCAGCAGTGGGGCGAAGACACTCTCTACGTTCTAACATCAGGCGAACTTCCGCCGAATCCTAGTGAACTACTGGGATCCGACGCAATGAAACAACTCGTGGAACGCCTTGATCAAGCCTTCGATATGGTGATCATCGATGCGCCTCCTCTGCTGCCGGTCACTGACGCCGCAGTGCTGTCCCGGCACGTCGGCGGTGTGATAGTCGTCGTCGGCGCACTCAAGACTAAACTTCACGATCTAGAGAAGTCGTTTAAGGCCCTGCAGATGGTTGATGCCAACCTTCTGGGAATTGTTCTCAATCGGGTGCCCGCCAAGGGGCCGGACGCCTATGCTTATGCCTACTACGGCCAAACCGACAATGCGGTTGATACAGCAGGTAGAGGTCAAGGGAAAAAAAACTCGACGGCATCGGAAGCCGCGTCTGCAGATGCCTGGCCAGTCGGCGACTTTAGGGCGACAATTCTCGAGGATCAGGAACGTCCACCGACGTCCTTTCCCGGATCGAAATCGGTGACTGGTAATTCATCCTGGAGATGA